From a single Anaerolineales bacterium genomic region:
- a CDS encoding proton-conducting transporter membrane subunit yields the protein MAGILTLLVIGLSWLGAIVVWLVGDQRPKAQHWLAFGFSALAGITSLLLLTVIDSRPALDLWFGSAFGSLTFIPNGLAVSLTVIATVIGSLAVLFSMDYMRGEAQLGRYYFLVLFFIGAMAGLVLSGNLLFTFFFWEITALCSYGLISFHNDDPKAVKGGIKALIITQVGGVGLLAGALLAYANLGSFQIADLLAKANTLPVVVLSFIAFSFLIAAAAKSAQFPFHTWLPDAMEAPTPISALIHAATMVNAGIYLLARFQPAFASVPNWSAAVIAVGVTSALITAFMALTATDLKRALAYSTVSQLGYMVYAIGAGGVLASHFHLQSHAVFKALLFLTAGAVIHSVGTRDMRRMGALGRQMPFVRNAFVIGALALIGLPIFNGFWSKELILEVGFEHSPLWVYALMLFGAALTAFYTFRMTWLVFFGTERDSLHAHDAGSAMKVSLALLAIGTFVTWLSFGGFSRLLTASLSFHGLHEESTLHMMETLLSAPLTWFALLIVAASLTLFFVLGRKSALADAPAWWKTLTETSFGFESLNHSVVRGVNFIAEKLRFTQSGELNWNILGIMGGLLAVLLVLWWSGV from the coding sequence ATGGCTGGCATCTTGACTCTTCTCGTTATCGGACTTTCATGGCTCGGCGCGATCGTGGTCTGGCTGGTCGGTGACCAACGTCCGAAAGCCCAGCATTGGCTTGCCTTCGGGTTTAGCGCCTTGGCTGGGATCACCTCCCTGCTTTTGTTGACTGTTATAGACTCTCGCCCCGCACTTGACCTGTGGTTTGGTTCCGCCTTTGGCAGCCTGACCTTCATCCCAAACGGCTTGGCGGTCTCGCTGACTGTCATTGCCACGGTCATTGGTTCGCTCGCCGTCCTTTTCTCGATGGATTACATGCGCGGAGAAGCGCAACTCGGCAGGTACTACTTCCTTGTTTTGTTCTTCATCGGCGCAATGGCGGGACTCGTCCTCAGCGGCAATCTGCTATTCACTTTCTTCTTTTGGGAAATTACCGCACTGTGTTCCTATGGCTTGATCTCCTTCCACAACGACGACCCCAAAGCCGTGAAAGGCGGCATCAAAGCGCTCATCATCACGCAAGTCGGCGGCGTAGGCTTGCTGGCAGGCGCGTTGCTGGCGTATGCCAATCTCGGCTCTTTCCAAATCGCGGATTTGCTTGCTAAAGCAAACACACTCCCTGTAGTTGTTCTCTCTTTCATTGCTTTTTCCTTCCTGATCGCCGCCGCTGCAAAGTCGGCGCAATTCCCTTTCCACACCTGGCTTCCCGATGCAATGGAAGCGCCGACGCCCATCAGCGCCCTCATCCATGCCGCGACGATGGTCAACGCGGGCATTTATCTACTTGCGCGTTTTCAGCCTGCGTTTGCATCCGTTCCAAATTGGAGCGCGGCGGTCATCGCCGTCGGCGTCACATCCGCCCTCATCACCGCTTTCATGGCGCTCACCGCCACCGACCTGAAACGTGCGCTCGCGTATTCCACCGTCAGCCAACTTGGCTACATGGTCTATGCCATCGGCGCGGGCGGCGTACTGGCGAGTCACTTCCATTTGCAAAGCCATGCAGTTTTCAAAGCCTTGCTCTTCCTCACGGCGGGCGCGGTCATCCATTCCGTTGGCACGCGTGACATGCGTCGCATGGGTGCGCTCGGCAGGCAGATGCCTTTCGTCCGCAACGCATTCGTCATCGGCGCGCTGGCGCTCATCGGCTTGCCCATCTTCAACGGCTTCTGGAGCAAGGAACTCATTCTCGAAGTCGGCTTCGAGCACTCGCCGCTCTGGGTCTACGCACTCATGCTGTTCGGCGCCGCCCTCACCGCCTTCTATACCTTCCGCATGACATGGCTGGTCTTCTTCGGCACAGAGCGCGACTCCCTGCATGCGCACGATGCGGGCAGTGCGATGAAAGTTTCTCTTGCGCTACTTGCGATTGGAACTTTCGTCACCTGGCTTTCTTTCGGCGGATTTAGCAGACTGTTGACCGCTTCCCTGTCGTTTCATGGACTGCACGAAGAGTCCACCCTGCACATGATGGAGACGCTTCTCTCCGCGCCCCTGACTTGGTTCGCCTTACTGATAGTTGCTGCCAGCCTGACGCTTTTCTTCGTGCTCGGACGGAAGTCCGCGCTCGCAGATGCGCCCGCCTGGTGGAAAACGTTGACCGAAACTTCCTTCGGCTTCGAGTCGCTCAATCACAGCGTGGTGCGCGGCGTGAACTTCATCGCTGAAAAATTACGCTTCACCCAAAGCGGCGAACTGAACTGGAATATTCTCGGCATCATGGGCGGCTTGCTGGCTGTCCTGTTGGTGCTGTGGTGGAGTGGAGTCTAA
- a CDS encoding proton-conducting transporter membrane subunit: MNLLTFVGMITIPLVSSPFVYLSGRLGAHDVILQRRSYLVRGLSLLVILAAWVPFVFAVQTFFAGGTQEVRLESIWLRVDGISLLVSGTVLLLGTLVILFSGPYMAGEVCEEKYYAMLLAMIGLMIGLTCAGDLFNLWVWFEAMAISSYLLVAFYREQAASLEAGMKYLVQSAVGSVLVLVGISLVLANAGTLDLLEVREAVLRSDVNRLTWLSAGALFIIGFGVKVALVPLHTWLPDAHSQAPSGISAMLSGVVIEVGLIAMLRALSALTGFAVSWGIIFLLFGALNILYGNLLALRQTVVKRMLAFSSLSHVGYMLMGLGIALVSGIALGAQGAFFHLFTHMLMKGLAFLAVGALIYAMYLQNDLHQPLTINDMAGAAQKYPLVALALSIAVLSLGGLPPLAGFMSKWQIFVAGFETGDGWIIGLMVFMALNSVLSLAYYAPLVNVMYRKVPSEQVLAGKSVPFALSLPMVLMLVMIIVLGFVPQLMEWITLPAAQSLLVMFGS; the protein is encoded by the coding sequence ATGAACCTGCTCACTTTTGTTGGGATGATCACCATCCCGCTTGTTTCTTCGCCCTTCGTCTATCTCTCGGGCAGGCTGGGCGCGCATGACGTTATCTTGCAGCGCCGTTCCTATCTCGTGCGCGGACTTTCTCTGCTGGTCATTCTCGCCGCATGGGTTCCGTTCGTGTTTGCAGTGCAAACTTTCTTCGCAGGTGGCACACAGGAAGTTCGTCTCGAATCTATCTGGCTGCGGGTGGATGGCATCAGCCTGTTGGTTTCAGGGACGGTTCTTTTGCTTGGGACGCTGGTCATTCTGTTCTCGGGTCCGTACATGGCGGGTGAAGTCTGCGAAGAAAAATACTATGCCATGCTGCTGGCAATGATCGGTTTGATGATTGGCTTGACCTGTGCAGGTGATTTGTTCAACCTGTGGGTCTGGTTCGAAGCGATGGCAATCTCGTCATATCTGTTGGTAGCGTTCTACCGCGAGCAAGCCGCATCGTTGGAAGCGGGCATGAAATATCTCGTCCAAAGCGCGGTGGGGTCGGTGCTGGTGCTGGTGGGCATTTCGCTCGTCCTTGCCAATGCTGGGACGTTGGACCTGCTCGAAGTCCGCGAAGCAGTGTTGAGGTCCGATGTGAACCGCCTGACGTGGTTAAGCGCGGGCGCGTTGTTCATCATCGGCTTCGGAGTCAAAGTGGCGTTAGTCCCGCTCCATACCTGGCTGCCCGATGCGCATTCGCAAGCGCCGAGCGGAATCAGCGCAATGCTTTCGGGCGTGGTCATCGAAGTGGGGTTGATCGCCATGCTGCGCGCGCTTTCGGCGTTGACGGGTTTTGCGGTTTCGTGGGGCATCATCTTCCTGTTGTTTGGCGCGTTGAATATTTTGTACGGCAACTTGCTTGCATTACGCCAAACCGTCGTGAAGCGCATGCTGGCGTTTTCGAGCCTGAGCCATGTGGGCTATATGCTGATGGGTTTGGGCATTGCGCTGGTTTCTGGAATTGCGTTGGGCGCGCAGGGCGCGTTCTTTCACTTGTTCACACACATGCTGATGAAGGGACTGGCGTTTCTTGCGGTGGGCGCGTTGATTTACGCGATGTATTTGCAGAACGACCTGCATCAGCCATTGACGATCAATGACATGGCGGGCGCGGCGCAGAAATATCCGCTGGTTGCGCTGGCGTTGAGCATTGCCGTGTTGAGCCTTGGCGGGCTTCCGCCGCTGGCGGGGTTTATGTCGAAGTGGCAGATCTTTGTGGCAGGCTTTGAAACAGGCGATGGCTGGATCATCGGCTTGATGGTCTTCATGGCGTTGAACAGCGTGCTGTCGCTGGCATATTACGCGCCGCTGGTGAATGTGATGTATCGCAAAGTTCCGTCAGAGCAAGTGCTGGCGGGCAAGTCCGTGCCGTTTGCGCTTTCCCTGCCGATGGTGTTGATGCTGGTCATGATCATTGTTCTAGGCTTTGTTCCGCAGCTAATGGAATGGATCACATTGCCCGCCGCCCAAAGTTTGCTTGTGATGTTCGGGAGTTGA
- a CDS encoding NADH-quinone oxidoreductase subunit K, with protein MNMTSLNIVLVGIAALFGVGLYGLLITRNLIKIVMVLQILVKGVILSLVFAGKLSGNLGLGQSIAATVIVADTIVAVVGLALAVQVRRRFGTLDAPQISTLKG; from the coding sequence ATGAACATGACTTCCCTCAATATTGTTCTGGTCGGCATCGCCGCGCTGTTTGGCGTCGGCTTGTATGGCTTGCTCATCACACGCAACCTGATCAAGATCGTGATGGTCTTGCAGATTTTGGTCAAAGGCGTGATTTTGTCATTGGTGTTTGCGGGCAAACTGAGCGGCAACCTCGGGCTGGGGCAGTCCATCGCCGCCACCGTCATCGTCGCGGATACCATCGTGGCGGTGGTCGGGTTGGCGCTGGCAGTGCAGGTGCGCCGCCGTTTCGGCACGCTGGATGCGCCGCAAATCTCCACGCTGAAAGGATGA